One genomic window of Methanosarcina acetivorans C2A includes the following:
- a CDS encoding IS1634-like element ISMac12 family transposase — MKPFTRVKVIKGNEYLYEITPYYDPVEKKIRQKSKYLGKLVNDQPIKVRSQKKPLISIPEKVLSYGEYLPLLKIVEELKLDLLLSKSFSEKQAWSILTLAMNHIIKPLAYDHIEDWYEGTVLSKDHPELPLSSQSISNLLDSIGNSAVHIDFSKSLIKEVCTSNTLIYDITSISTYSQMISLLEYGYNRDNLDLPQINFSMIVDKEKGIPVMYDLYPGSISDVTTLKNTIKKLQEEGVHNFTLIMDKGFFSTANIESLVSNDLSFIVPPSQTIKSVKEKTSEIHKTIYDPQNLNVYEGEPIFTMQVDINVGELNVKGYAYYDQKREHQERNSFFKGLHATLEMLEKVDLRRWMDPKMVFISLAKRYASYLTWKVKDNKFEIKVKKNAVSQRVNKMGKFILLYRGNLEWDECLLLYRSKDIVEKGFYFLKNYIEVPPANVKKNSTLKGHLFICFVSLIIRMKLMKEMKEAKLNKKFSVESLIVQLEKNKILLLSEGEQIVMERTKKQKEILDALGICA, encoded by the coding sequence ATGAAGCCATTTACAAGAGTCAAAGTAATAAAAGGAAACGAATACCTCTATGAGATCACTCCTTATTACGATCCTGTAGAAAAGAAAATCCGACAGAAAAGCAAGTATCTTGGGAAACTTGTGAACGACCAACCAATAAAAGTTCGCTCTCAAAAGAAACCACTGATATCTATCCCTGAAAAGGTACTCTCCTATGGAGAGTACCTTCCCCTCTTAAAAATCGTAGAAGAGTTAAAACTTGATCTGCTGCTTAGCAAAAGCTTCTCAGAAAAACAAGCGTGGTCGATTTTAACTCTTGCGATGAATCACATAATAAAACCGCTAGCTTATGATCACATTGAAGACTGGTATGAAGGTACTGTTCTCTCTAAGGATCATCCTGAACTACCTCTTTCCTCTCAATCCATTTCAAACCTTCTGGACTCTATTGGAAATAGTGCTGTACACATTGATTTTTCAAAGTCCTTGATAAAAGAGGTATGCACTTCCAATACTCTCATTTATGACATCACCTCCATTTCGACCTATTCACAGATGATCAGCCTACTGGAGTACGGTTATAACAGAGATAATCTCGATTTGCCACAAATAAACTTCTCGATGATCGTGGATAAGGAAAAAGGGATTCCTGTGATGTACGATCTGTATCCAGGGAGCATATCGGATGTAACTACATTAAAAAACACAATCAAAAAGCTTCAGGAGGAAGGAGTTCATAATTTTACTTTAATCATGGACAAAGGCTTCTTTTCAACAGCTAACATAGAATCACTTGTGTCCAACGATCTTTCTTTCATAGTCCCACCTTCACAAACGATTAAAAGTGTGAAGGAAAAAACGTCCGAGATACACAAAACGATATATGACCCGCAAAATCTCAATGTCTACGAAGGTGAACCTATATTCACGATGCAAGTCGACATTAACGTTGGAGAGTTGAACGTAAAAGGTTATGCCTATTACGATCAAAAGCGAGAACATCAGGAAAGAAATAGTTTTTTCAAAGGTCTGCATGCAACGCTTGAGATGCTTGAAAAGGTAGATTTAAGACGTTGGATGGATCCTAAAATGGTGTTTATTAGTCTGGCAAAGAGATATGCTTCTTATTTGACATGGAAAGTCAAGGACAATAAGTTTGAAATTAAAGTAAAGAAGAATGCAGTGTCACAACGAGTAAACAAGATGGGAAAATTCATCCTGCTGTATAGGGGAAATCTGGAGTGGGATGAGTGCCTTTTACTTTACAGAAGCAAAGATATAGTTGAGAAAGGATTTTATTTCCTTAAAAATTACATAGAAGTTCCACCGGCAAATGTCAAGAAAAACAGCACTTTAAAAGGGCATCTGTTCATCTGCTTTGTTTCTTTGATCATTAGAATGAAGCTGATGAAGGAAATGAAAGAGGCAAAACTCAACAAGAAGTTCTCTGTTGAAAGCTTGATCGTGCAACTTGAAAAGAACAAAATTCTCCTTCTGTCAGAAGGAGAACAAATTGTCATGGAAAGGACAAAAAAGCAAAAAGAAATATTAGATGCGCTTGGAATATGTGCCTAA